A single genomic interval of Malania oleifera isolate guangnan ecotype guangnan chromosome 11, ASM2987363v1, whole genome shotgun sequence harbors:
- the LOC131168588 gene encoding uncharacterized protein LOC131168588 isoform X2: MSHLELERGGHHRSPAGSDGSVCFSDADEGSCHSLFYSTAAGSYDDCRFDCASDPENGEASDSRRLSSVSGCSVEIEVEGGVPEIKMHLARAERDCRICQLSLESTNHESGIPIELGCSCKDDLAAAHKHCAEAWFKIKGNKTCEICNSVASNVAGANEVGTTEQSSEINNAISTTVASATMHHTETQSFWHGHRFLNFLLACMVFAFVLSWLFHFNVPS, translated from the exons ATGTCCCACCTTGAATTAGAACGAGGGGGTCACCACCGCTCTCCCGCTGGCAGTGACGGAAGCGTCTGTTTCTCCGATGCCGACGAGGGGTCATGCCATTCCCTGTTCTATTCCACCGCCGCTGGATCATACGATGATTGCAGGTTCGATTGTGCGTCTGATCCTGAGAATGGAGAAGCCTCAGATTCGCGGCGACTCTCGTCGGTGTCGGGTTGTTCGGTGGAGATCGAAGTTGAAGGCGGGGTTCCTGAGATTAAGATGCATTTGGCCAGAGCAGAGAGAGATTGTAGAATTTGTCAACTGAGCTTGGAGAGTACCAATCACGAGTCTGGAATCCCTATTGAATTGGGTTGTTCGTGCAAGGACGATTTGGCTGCTGCCCACAAGCACTGCGCTGAGGCCTGGTTCAAGATCAAGGGGAATAA GACCTGCGAAATTTGTAATTCTGTTGCATCCAATGTTGCTGGTGCGAATGAGGTTGGGACAACCGAGCAGTCAAGTGAGATCAACAATGCCATTTCCACAACTGTAGCCTCTGCAACGATGCACCACACAGAAACACAAAGCTTCTGGCATGGTCACCGCTTCCTGAATTTCCTGCTGGCTTGCATGGTATTTGCTTTTGTCCTGTCTTGGCTCTTTCACTTCAACGTGCCGTCATGA
- the LOC131168588 gene encoding uncharacterized protein LOC131168588 isoform X1: MSVLEMSHLELERGGHHRSPAGSDGSVCFSDADEGSCHSLFYSTAAGSYDDCRFDCASDPENGEASDSRRLSSVSGCSVEIEVEGGVPEIKMHLARAERDCRICQLSLESTNHESGIPIELGCSCKDDLAAAHKHCAEAWFKIKGNKTCEICNSVASNVAGANEVGTTEQSSEINNAISTTVASATMHHTETQSFWHGHRFLNFLLACMVFAFVLSWLFHFNVPS, from the exons atgTCAGTTCTAGAAATGTCCCACCTTGAATTAGAACGAGGGGGTCACCACCGCTCTCCCGCTGGCAGTGACGGAAGCGTCTGTTTCTCCGATGCCGACGAGGGGTCATGCCATTCCCTGTTCTATTCCACCGCCGCTGGATCATACGATGATTGCAGGTTCGATTGTGCGTCTGATCCTGAGAATGGAGAAGCCTCAGATTCGCGGCGACTCTCGTCGGTGTCGGGTTGTTCGGTGGAGATCGAAGTTGAAGGCGGGGTTCCTGAGATTAAGATGCATTTGGCCAGAGCAGAGAGAGATTGTAGAATTTGTCAACTGAGCTTGGAGAGTACCAATCACGAGTCTGGAATCCCTATTGAATTGGGTTGTTCGTGCAAGGACGATTTGGCTGCTGCCCACAAGCACTGCGCTGAGGCCTGGTTCAAGATCAAGGGGAATAA GACCTGCGAAATTTGTAATTCTGTTGCATCCAATGTTGCTGGTGCGAATGAGGTTGGGACAACCGAGCAGTCAAGTGAGATCAACAATGCCATTTCCACAACTGTAGCCTCTGCAACGATGCACCACACAGAAACACAAAGCTTCTGGCATGGTCACCGCTTCCTGAATTTCCTGCTGGCTTGCATGGTATTTGCTTTTGTCCTGTCTTGGCTCTTTCACTTCAACGTGCCGTCATGA